The following coding sequences lie in one Elusimicrobiota bacterium genomic window:
- a CDS encoding acylphosphatase, with protein MAENKRVKTIIKGSVQGIGYRWFVQDAAREMQIKGWVKNLYDGSVEIEAEGEKKKLEKFLKSLSKNPYAKISSIQSDWEEIVKEKYS; from the coding sequence ATGGCTGAAAATAAAAGGGTAAAAACGATAATTAAGGGCAGTGTCCAAGGAATAGGTTATCGCTGGTTTGTTCAAGATGCAGCGCGTGAAATGCAGATAAAAGGATGGGTAAAAAACCTTTATGACGGGAGCGTGGAAATAGAGGCAGAAGGAGAAAAGAAAAAATTAGAAAAGTTTTTGAAATCCCTATCTAAAAATCCGTACGCAAAAATATCGTCAATACAAAGCGATTGGGAAGAAATAGTTAAGGAAAAATATTCTA